The stretch of DNA CTTGGGTGCAAACGGGATCGTAGGCGGCGGCATTCCGCTTGCAGTTGGAGCAGCTCTGACCTCCAAAATGAAAAATGAAGACTATGTAGTGCTTTGCTTCTTTGGAGACGGGGCGTCCAATGAAGGAAGTTTCCATGAATCGGTCAACCTTGCGGCTATTTGGGATTTGCCGGTTGTGTTTATTTGCGAAAATAACCAGTACGGCATGTCAGGCCCGGTCAAAGACATGACCCGCGTTGAACATATTGCAGACCGCGCGAAAGCATATGGAATTCCGGGAGAGATTGTAGACGGCTGTGACATGATCGACATTATGAACAGCGTAGACAACGCTGTGCACCGGGCGCGTGAAGGCGGCGGGCCGACGTTAATTGAAATGAAAACATACCGCTGGAAAGGCCACTCAAAAAGCGATGCGAAAAAATACCGTACGCGTGAGGAGGAAAACGAGTGGAGAGCGAAAGACGGCATTAAGCGGTTTAAGGAAGCACTGATTGCCTCAGGTGTTTTAACAGAAGAAGAAGCGAAAGCCTTGCAGGAAGAAGCCAATCAGGAAATTGAAGAAGCGGTGCGATTTGCGGAAGCGAGTCCAGAACCGTCTATTGATACTTTAGAAGAAGACGTATACGCGTAAAAACAGGAGGGATGGAGACCATGACAACAGCCACGCCAGCAACAGGAAGAGAAATTACGTATCTAGAAGCCGTTCGGGAAGCCATGAGCCAGGAAATGCGCCAAAACAGCGATGTATTTATTCTTGGGGAAGACATAGGAGTATACGGAGGTGCGTTCGGTGTAACGCGCGGCATGATTGAAGAGTTCGGTCCGGAGCGTGTGCGCAATACACCGATTTCAGAAGCAGCGATTTCTGGAGCAGCGGTCGGGGCGGCTTTGACAGGGATGCGCCCGATTTTAGAACTGCAATTCTCGGACTTTATTACAATTGCCATGGATCAGATGGTCAACCAGGCCGCCAAAACACGTTATATGTTTGGTGGTAAAGGAAAAGTGCCAATGGTGCTTCGCACACCGGCCGGATCTGGAACAGGCGCGGCTGCCCAGCATTCACAAAGCTTAGAAGCGTGGATGGCCCATATTCCAGGATTGAAAGTGGTTCAGCCTTCTACGGCTTACGACGCAAAAGGACTTTTAAAGGCAGCGATGGATGATGACAACCCGGTTGTTTTCTATGAACATAAGTTACTATATAGAACATCTGGTCATGTGCCAGAAGAACAATACTCTATTCCGCTCGGAAAAGCTGATGTAAAGCGGGAAGGAACAGACGTAACGATTGTCGCAACAGCCATTATGGTTCATAAAGCGCTTGAAGCAGCAGCGGAGCTCGAAAAAGAAGGCATTAGTGTAGAAGTAGTGGATCCGCGTACGATCGTGCCGCTCGATGAAGAAACCATTATTAAGTCTGTTAAGAAAACGGGACGTCTCATTGTGGTACATGAAGCGGTGAAGCGCGGCGGCATCGGCGGAGAAATCGCCAGCATGATTGCGGAAAGTGAAGCATTTGACTACTTAGACGCGCCGATCAAGCGCCTGGGCGGACTGGCAGTGCCGATTCCGTACAATCCGACACTTGAAAAAGCAGCGATTCCTCAGGTACCGGATATTATGGCAGCAGTAAAAGAAACGGTGAAAAACAAGTAAGAAGGAGGGAGAACGATGGCGAAAGAAATCTTTATGCCAAAGCTGAGCAGCACGATGGAAACAGGAACCCTCCTTCAATGGTTTAAGGAAGAGGGAGACAGCGTCGAGATTGGCGAGCCGCTTTTTGAAATTATGACCGACAAAATCAATATTGAAGTAGAGTCATATGATGAAGGCGTTTTATTAAAGAAATACTTTGGAGAAGACGACCAGGTGCCGGTGAATCATGTAATCGGCTACATTGGAACCGAAGGGGAAGACGTACCACAGGAAGCGCCAGGTGTATCGGGTGCTGAAGCAGAAAAAGCCGCTCCAACGGAAAACCCAGAGCCGCAGCTTGTTGCAGCGGGAAGTGCAGAAGCAGTGATCACAGACGAAAAGCCGCGGGCTACACCGGCCGCCCGGCATCTTGCCCGGACAGAAGGAATCGAGCTTCGTGACGTACAGGGCAGCGGCCCAAATGGACGCGTGCATAAAAAAGATGTAACGGCTCACGCAGAGGGCAGTCCGGTCGAGGCGAAAGCAACACCGCTTGCCCGCAAGGTTGCAGCAGGAGAAGGTGTCGATTTGTCCACTGTACAGGGAAGCGGCGCCAATGGCAAAGTCGTGAAACAAGATGTGATTTCCGCCAAGCGCACAACAGCGCCTGCTGCGGATACATCGACGCGCAAAAAAATGTCGGGTATGCGCAAAGTGATCGCTGAACGTATGGTACAAAGCAAGCAGACAGCACCTCACGTCACGATGACGAGCGAGATTGATATGACAAAAGTAAAAGAACTGCGTGCATCGCTTCTGCCAGTTGTGGAAAAGCAGACGGGCTTCCGCTTGTCATACACGGAAATTCTAATAAAAGCAACAGCCGCTGCTCTGGCAAGGCATCCGGAAATCAACGTATCGCTTGAAGGCGATGAAATCGTCCAGCACGGCCACGTTCACCTCGGCCTTGCCGTAGCGGTGGCGGACGGTTTAATGGTGCCGGTCATTAAAGATGTGCTCGCTAAGGGGCTGGCGGAGCTGACACAGGATGCGAAAGAAATCAGCCAGCGGGCGCGTGAAAACAAGCTGCTCCCTGATCAAATGAAAGGGTCTACGTTTACGATCAGCAATGTTGGGATGTATGCCGTTGATATGTTTACGCCGGTCATTAATCAGCCAGAAAGCGCGATCTTGGGCGTAGGACGGATGCAGGACAAGCCAGTCGCGGTAAACGGAGCGCTTGAAATCCGGCCAATGCTGACACTCAGCTTGTCATTTGACCACCGTGTGATTGACGGGGCACCGGCAGCCGCCTTTTTAACGGAGCTTAAAGACATTTTAGAAAATCCATATGAGCTGCTTGTATAAGGAGTGTAACTTATGACATCATACGATATCGTCGTTGTAGGAGGCGGGCCAGGCGGCTATGTCGCCGCGCTTCACGCGGCAGAGCTTGGCAAAAGGACAGCATTAGTAGAACCAGATTTTTTAGGCGGCACGTGTTTAAACCGCGGCTGCATTCCGTCTAAAACACTGCTCAAGCATGCAGAAATCATAGAATCCATCGAAAAAGCGAAGAGCTGGGGCATTGAAACCGGGGAAATGACGCTTTCGTTCGATAAAATGAAAAAGCGGAAAAATGACGTGATTGAACGGCTGCGCGGCGGCATTGCGTTTTTGCTGAAACAGGGCAAAATCGATGTCTATAACGGCTTCGGCTCTGTTAAAGAAGGCGGGCGTGTAGCGGTCAAAACGGAATCTGATGAAGAAACGATTCAGGCGGCGAAAGTGATCGTCGCTACCGGTTCAACACCGGCTGTACCGCCGATTCCTGGCCTTGACTCAGTTCGCTTTGATACGAGTGACACGATTTTTGATATTCCAGAGATTCCAAAGTCCGTCGTCATTATCGGCGGAGGGGTGATCGGTGTAGAGTTTGCCTGCATCTTCGCTTCTCTCAAGTCAAAAGTCACGGTCGTTGAAGCAGCGGATCGAATTGTACCGACAGAAGACATGGAAGCTGCCAAGCTGTTAGCAAAAGCGCTGAAGAAAAAAGGCGTCGCGATTCAAACAAAAGCGAAAGTGCAGTCGGTACGGGAAGAAAACGGGATCAAAATCGTCACCTGTGTGGATGCGAAAGAAAAAGAGTTTGAGGTGGAAGCCGATACACTGCTTGTCAGCACAGGAAGACGGCCGAATGTATCTGCAACCGGCGAGCTGAACTTAAACATGAATGGGCCGTTTATCGCTGTAAACGAGCGAATGGAAACGAGCAGTCCGAACGTTTACGCGGTCGGTGATGTAATTGGCGGCTGGCAGCTGGCCCACGCGGCAAGTGCAGAAGGAGTCGTGGCGGCAAACAATGCAGCCGGCGTCCCAGATATGATCGACTACAAAGTGATGCCGCGCTGTATTTATACATTGCCGGAAATTGCGGGGGTTGGCTTAACAGAAGACGAAGCAAAAGCGCAGGGGATAGACGTACGGGTTGAGAAATTTGATTTTGCCGGAAGCGGAAAAGCGCTGGCAGCCGGCGAGCCGGAAGGATTTACGAAGATCATGTACGAAGCGAAGTACGGTGAAATCATCGGTGTGGTGATGGCCGGCCCGCACGTAACGGAAATGATCTCTGAGGCTTCTGCATTTATGTATTTAGAAGGCACAGTGGATGAAGCAGCCAAAATGATTCATCCTCACCCAACGATCTCGGAAACATTTTTTGAAGCAGCGGTT from Domibacillus sp. DTU_2020_1001157_1_SI_ALB_TIR_016 encodes:
- the pdhA gene encoding pyruvate dehydrogenase (acetyl-transferring) E1 component subunit alpha; this encodes MVTKLNLPTSITDEKLRDLYKEMWLIRYFDEKVDQFFAKGLIHGTTHLCVGQEASAAGSIAVLEPRDKIVSTHRGHGHCISKEGDVNKMMAELFGRETGYCKGKGGSMHIADVEKGNLGANGIVGGGIPLAVGAALTSKMKNEDYVVLCFFGDGASNEGSFHESVNLAAIWDLPVVFICENNQYGMSGPVKDMTRVEHIADRAKAYGIPGEIVDGCDMIDIMNSVDNAVHRAREGGGPTLIEMKTYRWKGHSKSDAKKYRTREEENEWRAKDGIKRFKEALIASGVLTEEEAKALQEEANQEIEEAVRFAEASPEPSIDTLEEDVYA
- a CDS encoding alpha-ketoacid dehydrogenase subunit beta → MTTATPATGREITYLEAVREAMSQEMRQNSDVFILGEDIGVYGGAFGVTRGMIEEFGPERVRNTPISEAAISGAAVGAALTGMRPILELQFSDFITIAMDQMVNQAAKTRYMFGGKGKVPMVLRTPAGSGTGAAAQHSQSLEAWMAHIPGLKVVQPSTAYDAKGLLKAAMDDDNPVVFYEHKLLYRTSGHVPEEQYSIPLGKADVKREGTDVTIVATAIMVHKALEAAAELEKEGISVEVVDPRTIVPLDEETIIKSVKKTGRLIVVHEAVKRGGIGGEIASMIAESEAFDYLDAPIKRLGGLAVPIPYNPTLEKAAIPQVPDIMAAVKETVKNK
- a CDS encoding dihydrolipoamide acetyltransferase family protein, which gives rise to MAKEIFMPKLSSTMETGTLLQWFKEEGDSVEIGEPLFEIMTDKINIEVESYDEGVLLKKYFGEDDQVPVNHVIGYIGTEGEDVPQEAPGVSGAEAEKAAPTENPEPQLVAAGSAEAVITDEKPRATPAARHLARTEGIELRDVQGSGPNGRVHKKDVTAHAEGSPVEAKATPLARKVAAGEGVDLSTVQGSGANGKVVKQDVISAKRTTAPAADTSTRKKMSGMRKVIAERMVQSKQTAPHVTMTSEIDMTKVKELRASLLPVVEKQTGFRLSYTEILIKATAAALARHPEINVSLEGDEIVQHGHVHLGLAVAVADGLMVPVIKDVLAKGLAELTQDAKEISQRARENKLLPDQMKGSTFTISNVGMYAVDMFTPVINQPESAILGVGRMQDKPVAVNGALEIRPMLTLSLSFDHRVIDGAPAAAFLTELKDILENPYELLV
- the lpdA gene encoding dihydrolipoyl dehydrogenase yields the protein MTSYDIVVVGGGPGGYVAALHAAELGKRTALVEPDFLGGTCLNRGCIPSKTLLKHAEIIESIEKAKSWGIETGEMTLSFDKMKKRKNDVIERLRGGIAFLLKQGKIDVYNGFGSVKEGGRVAVKTESDEETIQAAKVIVATGSTPAVPPIPGLDSVRFDTSDTIFDIPEIPKSVVIIGGGVIGVEFACIFASLKSKVTVVEAADRIVPTEDMEAAKLLAKALKKKGVAIQTKAKVQSVREENGIKIVTCVDAKEKEFEVEADTLLVSTGRRPNVSATGELNLNMNGPFIAVNERMETSSPNVYAVGDVIGGWQLAHAASAEGVVAANNAAGVPDMIDYKVMPRCIYTLPEIAGVGLTEDEAKAQGIDVRVEKFDFAGSGKALAAGEPEGFTKIMYEAKYGEIIGVVMAGPHVTEMISEASAFMYLEGTVDEAAKMIHPHPTISETFFEAAVHAVNKLKKQA